A genomic window from Terrisporobacter glycolicus ATCC 14880 = DSM 1288 includes:
- a CDS encoding aminotransferase class IV, whose protein sequence is MKNNVSFNSELSKFGIGLFETIKVEEGPLDLDLHMNRMFKSIESLNMNIKYHKEYLTQAILNYIDDNKIKNKALRITVFDEGYNISTRPITYNEETYNKGFKLTISPIKRGDSIIYKHKTTNYYENIYTKKYATENNFDDGLFVNYENIILECSMSNIFFIKEDKIYTPHNELPILNGIMKIKILDTCKKLNIEVIEGEIKLKDIKNFDFAFISNSLMKAIKISRINEISYPSNNEIFKKIISYI, encoded by the coding sequence ATGAAGAATAATGTAAGTTTTAATAGTGAGTTAAGCAAATTTGGTATTGGCTTATTTGAAACTATAAAAGTTGAAGAAGGTCCTCTTGATTTGGATTTACATATGAATAGAATGTTTAAATCTATTGAGTCACTAAATATGAATATTAAATATCATAAGGAATATTTAACACAAGCTATTTTAAATTATATAGATGATAATAAAATAAAAAACAAAGCATTAAGAATAACTGTATTTGATGAAGGTTATAATATTTCTACTAGACCTATAACTTATAATGAAGAAACTTATAATAAAGGATTTAAGCTAACGATATCCCCCATAAAAAGAGGAGATAGTATAATATACAAGCATAAAACTACAAATTACTATGAAAATATTTATACTAAAAAATATGCTACTGAAAATAATTTTGACGATGGATTATTTGTAAATTATGAAAATATTATATTAGAATGTTCTATGAGTAATATATTTTTTATAAAAGAAGATAAAATTTATACTCCACATAATGAGTTACCTATTTTAAATGGTATAATGAAAATAAAAATCTTAGATACTTGTAAAAAATTAAATATTGAAGTTATAGAAGGAGAAATAAAACTGAAAGACATCAAGAACTTTGACTTTGCATTTATATCAAACAGTTTAATGAAAGCTATTAAAATCTCACGAATTAATGAGATATCTTATCCTTCAAATAATGAAATATTTAAAAAGATAATATCCTATATATAA